The Ananas comosus cultivar F153 linkage group 2, ASM154086v1, whole genome shotgun sequence genome contains a region encoding:
- the LOC109724456 gene encoding centromere protein V-like yields MSAEIAHCGGCHCRSVRWQVEAPSSVVAWSCNCSDCAMRANIHFIVPFSKFKLLGDSEQSLTTYTFGTHTAKHKFCKICGITSFYIPRSNPDGIAVTVNCVDSGTLKHVEIRRFDGRNWESSYGKASISSFSKSPEK; encoded by the coding sequence ATGAGTGCTGAGATTGCTCACTGCGGCGGATGCCACTGCAGAAGTGTGAGGTGGCAAGTCGAGGCACCGTCAAGTGTCGTCGCGTGGAGCTGCAACTGCTCGGACTGTGCGATGCGGGCCAATATACACTTCATCGTGCCTTTTTCTAAATTCAAGCTCTTAGGGGATTCTGAGCAGTCCCTCACCACCTATACCTTTGGTACGCACACGGCCAAGCATAAATTTTGCAAGATATGCGGCATAACTTCTTTCTACATTCCGAGATCAAACCCGGATGGCATTGCGGTGACAGTTAATTGTGTGGATTCTGGGACGCTCAAACATGTTGAGATTAGGCGCTTCGATGGAAGAAACTGGGAGAGTTCATATGGAAAAGCTTCAATTTCCTCGTTTTCGAAATCACCTGAGAAATAA